The following coding sequences are from one Anolis sagrei isolate rAnoSag1 chromosome 6, rAnoSag1.mat, whole genome shotgun sequence window:
- the ZNF668 gene encoding zinc finger protein 668 isoform X1: MERQKKGRANRQRKRKAESSSKMAEAGEEDFNVKIKLEEEEDAGYVRSGRRYKCLTCSKTFPSVPRVLRHLESHAANTGDSLASKLTCPSCRKEFPDRSQLRKHQLSHQPERPYQCELCAKAYKTAPELRNHGRSHSGEKPFVCRECGKAFMQPVCLRVHMARHTGDLPFRCQQCHKGYGTLSKLKIHQRSHTGEKPYSCGECGKRFADPSVFRKHRRTHAGLRPYQCEVCRKTYAELKDLKNHERSHTGERPFLCQDCGKAFSRSSSLACHQRIHAAHKPYRCNLCGKGFTQLSSFQSHQRTHSGEKPFLCPQCGRMFSDPSSFRRHQRAHQGFKPYTCDKCGKAFRQPADLAMHQRIHTGERPHKCPQCDKSFVASWDLKRHLLVHSGQRPHQCGECGKSFAERASLTKHYRVHSGERPFKCGQCGKAFVVSSSLRKHERTHANENNNDDKSAPLDQPQDPPADSDPSTIVVATVVPACGECGETFSSTQDLRRHERLLHPGLRPFPCPECGKGFSDRAGLRKHERIHSGVRPHACPHCSKAFLGASDLRKHLKTHVAQENRAPDDTIVTATIMTYEPLLSAHIHQHPHDEQVEAEKEPPSACLPEALTEPS, from the exons ATGGAGAGGCAGAAGAAAGGCAGAGCCAATagacaaaggaaaaggaag GCAGAGTCCTCTTCCAAAATGGCTGAGGCAGGGGAAGAAGACTTTAATGTGAAGATAAagctggaagaggaggaggatgctggCTACGTCCGGTCGGGTCGGCGCTATAAGTGCCTGACTTGCAGCAAGACCTTCCCCAGCGTCCCCCGAGTGTTACGTCACTTGGAGTCTCATGCAGCCAATACTGGTGACAGCTTGGCTAGCAAACTCACTTGCCCCAGTTGCCGAAAAGAGTTTCCAGACCGCAGCCAGCTCCGCAAGCACCAGCTGAGCCACCAGCCGGAGCGGCCCTACCAGTGCGAGCTGTGCGCCAAGGCCTACAAAACGGCCCCTGAGCTGCGCAACCATGGCCGCAGCCACAGTGGAGAGAAGCCGTTTGTGTGTCGTGAGTGCGGCAAGGCCTTCATGCAACCAGTCTGTCTCCGTGTCCACATGGCCCGGCACACGGGGGACCTACCCTTCCGTTGCCAACAATGCCACAAGGGGTATGGCACTCTTTCCAAGCTGAAGATCCACCAGCGCTCTCACACTGGTGAGAAGCCATATTCCTGTGGTGAGTGTGGCAAGCGTTTTGCCGACCCCTCGGTCTTTAGAAAGCACCGCCGCACCCATGCTGGCCTGCGTCCCTACCAGTGTGAGGTTTGTCGCAAGACCTACGCCGAGCTCAAAGACCTCAAGAACCACGAGCGCTCGCACACCGGCGAAAGACCTTTCCTGTGTCAGGATTGTGGGAAGGCCTTCTCCCGATCTTCTTCCCTTGCCTGCCACCAGCGCATTCATGCCGCCCACAAGCCCTACCGCTGCAACCTCTGCGGCAAAGGCTTTACCCAGCTGTCCTCCTTCCAGAGCCACCAGCGCACCCACTCGGGGGAGAAGCCCTTCCTCTGTCCACAGTGTGGGCGCATGTTCAGCGACCCCTCCAGCTTCCGTCGGCACCAGCGGGCACACCAGGGATTCAAGCCTTACACCTGCGACAAGTGCGGCAAGGCCTTCCGCCAGCCAGCCGACCTGGCTATGCACCAGCGCATCCACACGGGCGAGAGGCCTCATAAGTGCCCCCAGTGCGACAAGAGCTTTGTAGCCTCATGGGACCTCAAGCGCCACTTGCTGGTTCACTCAGGGCAGCGCCCCCACCAGTGTGGAGAGTGTGGCAAGAGCTTTGCCGAACGAGCCAGTCTCACCAAACACTACCGCGTCCACTCCGGCGAGCGGCCCTTCAAGTGTGGCCAATGCGGCAAGGCCTTTGTTGTCTCCTCCAGCCTCAGGAAACACGAGCGCACCCACGCCAACGAGAATAATAACGATGACAAATCTGCCCCCCTCGACCAACCCCAAGACCCCCCTGCCGACAGTGACCCTTCGACCATTGTTGTGGCCACTGTGGTGCCTGCCTGTGGGGAGTGTGGGGAGACGTTTTCTTCTACCCAAGACCTGCGCCGCCACGAGCGGCTGCTCCATCCTGGCTTGCGGCCCTTTCCATGCCCAGAATGCGGCAAAGGTTTCTCCGACCGGGCCGGTCTGCGTAAACACGAGCGGATCCATTCGGGGGTCCGGCCCCATGCCTGCCCACACTGTTCTAAAGCCTTCCTGGGTGCCTCTGATCTACGCAAGCACCTCAAGACCCACGTGGCCCAAGAAAACAGGGCTCCCGATGACACCATAGTAACAGCCACTATCATGACCTATGAGCCACTGCTCTCTGCGCACATCCACCAGCATCCCCATGATGAGCAGGTGGAAGCTGAGAAGGAGCCGCCCTCAGCCTGTCTTCCCGAAGCTCTCACCGAACCCTCTTAA
- the ZNF668 gene encoding zinc finger protein 668 isoform X2, with translation MAEAGEEDFNVKIKLEEEEDAGYVRSGRRYKCLTCSKTFPSVPRVLRHLESHAANTGDSLASKLTCPSCRKEFPDRSQLRKHQLSHQPERPYQCELCAKAYKTAPELRNHGRSHSGEKPFVCRECGKAFMQPVCLRVHMARHTGDLPFRCQQCHKGYGTLSKLKIHQRSHTGEKPYSCGECGKRFADPSVFRKHRRTHAGLRPYQCEVCRKTYAELKDLKNHERSHTGERPFLCQDCGKAFSRSSSLACHQRIHAAHKPYRCNLCGKGFTQLSSFQSHQRTHSGEKPFLCPQCGRMFSDPSSFRRHQRAHQGFKPYTCDKCGKAFRQPADLAMHQRIHTGERPHKCPQCDKSFVASWDLKRHLLVHSGQRPHQCGECGKSFAERASLTKHYRVHSGERPFKCGQCGKAFVVSSSLRKHERTHANENNNDDKSAPLDQPQDPPADSDPSTIVVATVVPACGECGETFSSTQDLRRHERLLHPGLRPFPCPECGKGFSDRAGLRKHERIHSGVRPHACPHCSKAFLGASDLRKHLKTHVAQENRAPDDTIVTATIMTYEPLLSAHIHQHPHDEQVEAEKEPPSACLPEALTEPS, from the coding sequence ATGGCTGAGGCAGGGGAAGAAGACTTTAATGTGAAGATAAagctggaagaggaggaggatgctggCTACGTCCGGTCGGGTCGGCGCTATAAGTGCCTGACTTGCAGCAAGACCTTCCCCAGCGTCCCCCGAGTGTTACGTCACTTGGAGTCTCATGCAGCCAATACTGGTGACAGCTTGGCTAGCAAACTCACTTGCCCCAGTTGCCGAAAAGAGTTTCCAGACCGCAGCCAGCTCCGCAAGCACCAGCTGAGCCACCAGCCGGAGCGGCCCTACCAGTGCGAGCTGTGCGCCAAGGCCTACAAAACGGCCCCTGAGCTGCGCAACCATGGCCGCAGCCACAGTGGAGAGAAGCCGTTTGTGTGTCGTGAGTGCGGCAAGGCCTTCATGCAACCAGTCTGTCTCCGTGTCCACATGGCCCGGCACACGGGGGACCTACCCTTCCGTTGCCAACAATGCCACAAGGGGTATGGCACTCTTTCCAAGCTGAAGATCCACCAGCGCTCTCACACTGGTGAGAAGCCATATTCCTGTGGTGAGTGTGGCAAGCGTTTTGCCGACCCCTCGGTCTTTAGAAAGCACCGCCGCACCCATGCTGGCCTGCGTCCCTACCAGTGTGAGGTTTGTCGCAAGACCTACGCCGAGCTCAAAGACCTCAAGAACCACGAGCGCTCGCACACCGGCGAAAGACCTTTCCTGTGTCAGGATTGTGGGAAGGCCTTCTCCCGATCTTCTTCCCTTGCCTGCCACCAGCGCATTCATGCCGCCCACAAGCCCTACCGCTGCAACCTCTGCGGCAAAGGCTTTACCCAGCTGTCCTCCTTCCAGAGCCACCAGCGCACCCACTCGGGGGAGAAGCCCTTCCTCTGTCCACAGTGTGGGCGCATGTTCAGCGACCCCTCCAGCTTCCGTCGGCACCAGCGGGCACACCAGGGATTCAAGCCTTACACCTGCGACAAGTGCGGCAAGGCCTTCCGCCAGCCAGCCGACCTGGCTATGCACCAGCGCATCCACACGGGCGAGAGGCCTCATAAGTGCCCCCAGTGCGACAAGAGCTTTGTAGCCTCATGGGACCTCAAGCGCCACTTGCTGGTTCACTCAGGGCAGCGCCCCCACCAGTGTGGAGAGTGTGGCAAGAGCTTTGCCGAACGAGCCAGTCTCACCAAACACTACCGCGTCCACTCCGGCGAGCGGCCCTTCAAGTGTGGCCAATGCGGCAAGGCCTTTGTTGTCTCCTCCAGCCTCAGGAAACACGAGCGCACCCACGCCAACGAGAATAATAACGATGACAAATCTGCCCCCCTCGACCAACCCCAAGACCCCCCTGCCGACAGTGACCCTTCGACCATTGTTGTGGCCACTGTGGTGCCTGCCTGTGGGGAGTGTGGGGAGACGTTTTCTTCTACCCAAGACCTGCGCCGCCACGAGCGGCTGCTCCATCCTGGCTTGCGGCCCTTTCCATGCCCAGAATGCGGCAAAGGTTTCTCCGACCGGGCCGGTCTGCGTAAACACGAGCGGATCCATTCGGGGGTCCGGCCCCATGCCTGCCCACACTGTTCTAAAGCCTTCCTGGGTGCCTCTGATCTACGCAAGCACCTCAAGACCCACGTGGCCCAAGAAAACAGGGCTCCCGATGACACCATAGTAACAGCCACTATCATGACCTATGAGCCACTGCTCTCTGCGCACATCCACCAGCATCCCCATGATGAGCAGGTGGAAGCTGAGAAGGAGCCGCCCTCAGCCTGTCTTCCCGAAGCTCTCACCGAACCCTCTTAA